A genomic region of Glycine max cultivar Williams 82 chromosome 15, Glycine_max_v4.0, whole genome shotgun sequence contains the following coding sequences:
- the LOC100802480 gene encoding phosphoglycerate kinase, cytosolic: MATKRSVGTLKEGDLKGKRVFVRVDLNVPLDDNLNITDDTRVRAAVPTIKYLTGYGAKVILSSHLGRPKGVTPKYSLKPLVPRLSQLLGIEVTMANDSIGEEVEKLVTQLPEGGVLLLENVRFYKEEEKNDPEFAKKLASLADLYVNDAFGTAHRAHASTEGVAKYLKPSVAGFLMQKELDYLVGAVSNPKRPFAAIVGGSKVSSKIGVIESLLEKVNVLLLGGGMIFTFYKAQGYSVGSSLVEEDKLSLATTLLEKAKAKGVSLLLPTDVVIADKFAADANSKTVPASSIPDGWMGLDIGPDSIKTFGEALDTTQTIIWNGPMGVFEFDKFATGTEAIAKKLAELSGKGVTTIIGGGDSVAAVEKVGLADKMSHISTGGGASLELLEGKQLPGVLALDDA; this comes from the exons ATGGCGACTAAGAGGAGCGTGGGAACGTTGAAGGAGGGTGATTTGAAGGGGAAGAGGGTATTCGTGAGGGTCGATCTGAACGTGCCTTTGGATGACAACCTTAACATCACCGATGACACTAGAGTCCGTGCTGCTGTTCCCACCATCAAGTACTTGACTGGTTATGGTGCTAAAGTGATCCTTTCTAGCCATTTG GGACGTCCAAAAGGTGTAACACCTAAATACAGTTTGAAGCCTCTTGTGCCAAGGCTGTCTCAACTTCTTGGAATTGAG GTTACGATGGCCAATGACTCTATTGGGGAGGAAGTTGAAAAGTTGGTTACACAACTTCCAGAAGGTGGTGTTTTGCTTCTAGAGAATGTGAGGTTCTACAAGGAGGAAGAGAAGAATGATCCTGAATTTGCAAAGAAGTTGGCTTCTCTAGCTGATCtctatgtgaatgatgcatttGGCACTGCCCACAGAGCTCATGCTTCTACAGAAGGAGTTGCCAAATACTTGAAGCCCTCTGTTGCAGGATTCCTAATGCAGAAG GAGCTTGATTATCTAGTTGGGGCTGTGTCAAACCCCAAGAGACCATTTGCTGCTATTGTCGGTGGATCGAAGGTGTCTTCCAAGATTGGAGTTATTGAATCCTTGTTGGAGAAAGTTAATGTTCTCTTGCTTGGTGGAGGAATGATCTTTACCTTTTACAAGGCTCAGGGTTATTCAGTTGGGTCATCTCTTGTGGAGGAAGACAAGCTTAGCCTTGCAACTACACTTCTTGAAAAGGCCAAGGCTAAAGGGGTTTCTTTGTTGCTTCCAACTGATGTTGTCATAGCAGACAAGTTTGCTGCTGATGCTAACAGCAAG ACTGTGCCGGCATCAAGCATCCCAGATGGGTGGATGGGGTTGGATATTGGTCCTGATTCCATCAAGACATTTGGTGAAGCATTGGATACGACTCAGACCATTATTTGGAATGGACCAATGGGTGTTTTTGAGTTTGATAAGTTTGCCACAGGAACAGAg GCTATAGCCAAGAAACTGGCAGAGCTGAGTGGGAAGGGAGTGACAACCATCATTGGAGGAGGTGACTCCGTTGCCGCTGTGGAGAAGGTTGGACTTGCAGACAAGATGAGCCACATCTCCACTGGTGGTGGTGCCAGCTTAGAGCTTCTTGAGGGAAAGCAACTCCCTGGTGTCCTTGCTCTTGATGATGCTTGA
- the LOC100801951 gene encoding putative phosphoglycerate kinase, producing the protein MASAAAPTTFSLLHSTTPASSSSATSASPSRVQLSSSLRSRPLARRLGFAAADPLLAANVAARVAAVRGGKGARGVVSMAKKSVGELSAADLKGKKVFVRADLNVPLDDNQNITDDTRIRAAIPTIKHLIQNGAKVILSSHLGRPKGVTPKYSLAPLVPRLSELIGIQVVKAEDSIGPEVEKLVASLPDGGVLLLENVRFYKEEEKNDPEHAKKLASLADLFVNDAFGTAHRAHASTEGVTKYLKPSVAGFLLQKELDYLVGAVSSPKRPFAAIVGGSKVSSKIGVIESLLEKVDILLLGGGMIFTFYKAQGLSVGSSLVEEDKLDLATSLLAKAKEKGVSLLLPSDVVIADKFAPDANSKVVPASAIPDGWMGLDIGPDSVKSFSEALDTTQTIIWNGPMGVFEFDKFAVGTEAIAKKLADLSGKGVTTIIGGGDSVAAVEKVGVASVMSHISTGGGASLELLEGKELPGVLALDEAVPVAV; encoded by the exons atGGCCTCAGCCGCAGCCCCCACAACTTTCTCTCTCCTCCACTCCACCACCCCggcctcctcctcctccgccACCTCCGCCTCCCCCTCGCGCGTGCAGCTCTCCTCCTCCCTCCGCTCGCGCCCGCTCGCGCGCCGCCTTGGCTTCGCCGCGGCGGACCCGCTGCTCGCGGCGAATGTCGCAGCGCGCGTCGCGGCGGTGAGAGGAGGAAAGGGCGCGAGGGGGGTGGTGTCGATGGCGAAGAAGAGCGTGGGGGAGCTGAGCGCGGCGGACCTGAAGGGGAAGAAGGTCTTCGTCAGGGCCGACCTCAACGTCCCGCTCGACGACAACCAGAACATCACCGACGACACCAGAATTCGCGCCGCCATTCCCACCATCAAACACCTAATCCAAAACGGCGCCAAAGTTATTCTCTCCAGCCACTTG GGGAGGCCGAAGGGTGTCACTCCCAAATACAGCTTGGCACCTCTTGTGCCCCGGCTTTCTGAGCTCATTGGTATCCAG GTTGTCAAGGCTGAAGACAGTATTGGTCCAGAAGTAGAAAAGTTGGTGGCTTCTCTTCCAGATGGAGGTGTTCTTCTTCTAGAAAATGTGAGGTTTTACAAGGAGGAAGAAAAGAATGATCCCGAGCATGCAAAAAAGCTTGCCTCTCTGGCAGATCTGTTTGTGAATGATGCATTTGGTACTGCTCACAGGGCACATGCATCAACAGAGGGTGTTACTAAATACCTGAAGCCATCTGTTGCTGGTTTTCTTTTGCAAAAG GAACTTGATTACCTTGTTGGGGCGGTATCAAGCCCCAAAAGGCCATTTGCTGCCATTGTTGGTGGTTCCAAGGTCTCATCTAAAATTGGAGTGATTGAGTCACTTTTGGAAAAAGTTGACATTCTTCTTCTTGGTGGAGGAATGATCTTCACATTTTACAAGGCACAAGGTCTTTCAGTGGGTTCATCCCTTGTAGAAGAAGATAAGTTGGATCTTGCTACATCACTACTTGCAAAAGCCAAGGAAAAGGGGGTGTCTCTCTTGTTACCAAGTGATGTGGTGATTGCAGACAAATTTGCCCCCGATGCAAACAGCAAG GTCGTGCCAGCATCTGCCATCCCTGATGGCTGGATGGGATTGGATATTGGTCCAGATTCTGTTAAATCATTCAGTGAAGCATTGGATACTACCCAAACCATCATATGGAATGGACCAATGGGAGTGTTTGAGTTTGACAAGTTTGCTGTTGGTACAGAG GCTATTGCAAAGAAGCTGGCTGATCTCAGTGGAAAGGGGGTGACCACAATTATCGGAGGAGGAGATTCTGTTGCAGCTGTGGAGAAAGTAGGAGTTGCTAGTGTCATGAGCCACATATCTACTGGTGGTGGTGCCAGTTTGGAGTTATTGGAAGGCAAAGAGCTTCCAGGAGTCCTTGCTCTCGATGAAGCCGTCCCAGTTGCCGTGTAA